A genomic segment from Aegilops tauschii subsp. strangulata cultivar AL8/78 chromosome 1, Aet v6.0, whole genome shotgun sequence encodes:
- the LOC120968050 gene encoding uncharacterized protein, with translation MPVFKRWKDYKDPDGHVRDGIFKNFVGKVGNKFQMDVDVVPVRKACTEMLKCATRQQRCRLKKEYFDPHPLHLVTRTSPVPSMTDEQWNELVESWKDPKKMGICETNKNNQAQLKFHQTTGSRSYPVHCDNLGDKYKDKEPNALDLFKECHYSKKKKTTLVLSKLQLPRWKTRPLSLQKMDRNRTPRPRL, from the exons ATGCCCGTGTTTAAGCGCTGGAAGGATTACAAGGACCCAGATGGACATGTCCGAGATGGGATCTTCAAGAACTTTGTAGGAAAAGTTGGT AACAAGTTTCAGATGGACGTTGATGTTGTGCCAGTTAGGAAGGCTTGTACTGAAATGCTGAAATGTGCGACTCGCCAACAACGATGCAGGCTCAAGAAAGAGTATTTTGACCCTCACCCACTCCATTTGGTGACGAGAACGTCTCCTGTCCCCTCGATGACTGATGAGCAGTGGAATGAGCTAGTGGAAAGCTGGAAGGATCCCAAAAAGATG GGGATATGTGAAACTAACAAAAATAATCAAGCTCAACTTAAGTTTCACCAAACCACTGGCTCACGCAGCTACCCTGTGCACTGTGATAATCTG GGAGACAAATACAAAGATAAAGAACCCAATGCATTGGATTTGTTCAAGGAGTGCCACTAcagcaagaaaaagaaaactacACTGGTGTTGTCCAAGCTGCAATT ACCGAGATGGAAAACAAGGCCTCTCAGCCTACAGAAGATGGACAGGAATCGAACTCCGCGACCGAGGCTGTAG